The Elephas maximus indicus isolate mEleMax1 chromosome 19, mEleMax1 primary haplotype, whole genome shotgun sequence genome contains a region encoding:
- the TBX2 gene encoding T-box transcription factor TBX2 produces MREPALAASAMAYHPFHAPRPADFPMSAFLAAAQPSFFPALALPPGALAKPLPDPGLAGAAAAAAAAAAAAEAGLHVSALGPHPPAAHLRSLKSLEPEDEVEDDPKVTLEAKELWDQFHKLGTEMVITKSGRRMFPPFKVRVSGLDKKAKYILLMDIVAADDCRYKFHNSRWMVAGKADPEMPKRMYIHPDSPATGEQWMAKPVAFHKLKLTNNISDKHGFTILNSMHKYQPRFHIVRANDILKLPYSTFRTYVFPETDFIAVTAYQNDKITQLKIDNNPFAKGFRDTGNGRREKRKQLTLPSLRLYEEHCKPERDGAESDASSCDPPPAREPPPSPGVAPSPPRLHRARAEEKSCAADSDPEPERLGEERSRTALGRSPGLDGASPRRLSEPERARERRSPESGKEPPESVGDRPFGLRGLEKERAESRRKDEGRKELSEGKDPGLAPLVVQTDSASPLGAGHLPGLAFSGHLHGQQFFGPLGAGQPLFLHPGQFAMGPGAFSAMGMGHLLASVAGGGGNGGGGGPGAAAGLDAGGLGPAAGAAGTAAPFPFHLSQHMLASQGIPMPTFGGLFPYPYTYMAAAAAAASALPATSAAAAAAAAAGSLSRSPFLGSARPRLRFSPYQIPVTIPPSTSLLTTGLAAEGSKAAGGNSREPSPLPELALRKVGAPPRGALSPSGSAKEAASELQSIQRLVSGLESQRALSPSRESPK; encoded by the exons ATGAGAGAGCCGGCGCTGGCGGCCAGCGCCATGGCTTACCACCCGTTCCACGCGCCACGGCCCGCCGACTTCCCCATGTCCGCCTTCCTGGCGGCGGCGCAGCCCTCCTTCTTCCCCGCGCTCGCGCTGCCGCCAGGAGCGCTGGCTAAGCCGTTGCCCGACCCCGGCCtggcgggggcggcggcggcagcggcagcTGCAGCAGCGGCGGCTGAGGCGGGGCTGCACGTCTCGGCACTTGGCCCGCACCCGCCCGCCGCGCATCTGCGCTCGCTTAAGAGCCTGGAGCCCGAGGACGAGGTGGAGGACGATCCCAAGGTGACGCTGGAGGCCAAGGAGCTGTGGGACCAGTTCCATAAGCTTGGCACGGAGATGGTCATCACCAAGTCCGGGAG GCGGATGTTTCCCCCCTTTAAGGTGCGGGTCAGCGGCCTGGACAAGAAGGCCAAATACATTCTGTTAATGGACATTGTGGCCGCTGATGATTGCCGCTATAAGTTCCACAACTCGCGGTGGATGGTGGCGGGCAAGGCCGATCCAGAGATGCCTAAACGCATGTACATCCACCCGGACAGCCCTGCCACGGGCGAACAGTGGATGGCTAAGCCTGTAGCCTTTCACAAGCTGAAGCTAACCAACAACATCTCGGACAAGCACGGCTTC ACCATCTTGAACTCCATGCACAAGTACCAGCCGCGCTTCCACATTGTGCGAGCCAACGACATCTTGAAGCTGCCCTACAGCACCTTCCGCACCTACGTGTTTCCGGAGACAGACTTCATCGCCGTCACTGCCTACCAGAACGACAAG ATCACGCAGCTGAAGATCGACAACAACCCGTTCGCTAAGGGCTTCAGGGACACCGGAAACGGCCGACGGGAGAAAAG GAAGCAACTGACGCTGCCGTCTCTGCGCTTGTACGAGGAGCACTGCAAGCCCGAGCGCGATGGCGCCGAGTCGGACGCCTCGTCCTGCGACCCTCCCCCGGCGCGGGAGCCGCCGCCCTCTCCTGGCGTAGCGCCCAGTCCCCCGCGCCTGCACCGGGCGCGAG CCGAGGAGAAGTCGTGCGCAGCCGACAGCGACCCCGAGCCTGAGCGGCTGGGCGAGGAGCGGTCCAGGACCGCACTGGGCCGCAGCCCGGGCCTGGACGGCGCCAGCCCCCGTCGCTTGAGCGAACCCGAGCGCGCTCGAGAGCGGCGCAGCCCAGAGTCTGGCAAGGAGCCGCCCGAAAGCGTCGGAGACCGGCCATTCGGCCTGCGGGGCCTGGAAAAGGAGCGCGCCGAGAGCCGGCGGAAGGACGAGGGGCGCAAGGAGCTGAGCGAGGGCAAGGACCCAGGCCTGGCGCCGCTGGTAGTGCAGACGGACAGTGCATCCCCCCTGGGCGCGGGACACCTGCCTGGCCTGGCCTTCTCCGGCCACCTGCACGGGCAGCAGTTCTTCGGGCCCCTGGGAGCCGGCCAACCGCTCTTCCTGCACCCGGGACAGTTTGCCATGGGCCCCGGCGCCTTCTCCGCCATGGGCATGGGCCACCTACTGGCCTCGGTGGCGGGTGGCGGCGGTAATGGTGGAGGCGGCGGGCCCGGGGCTGCCGCGGGCCTGGACGCAGGTGGGCTGGGCCCTGCAGCCGGCGCGGCAGGCACCGCCGCGCCCTTCCCGTTCCACCTCTCCCAGCACATGCTGGCATCTCAG GGAATCCCGATGCCCACTTTCGGAGGCCTCTTCCCCTATCCCTACACCTACATGGCTGCAGCTGCGGCAGCGGCCTCCGCTTTGCCGGCCACTAGTGCTGCCGCTGCAGCCGCTGCCGCCGCTGGCTCTCTATCCCGGAGCCCCTTCCTGGGCAGTGCCCGGCCCCGCCTGCGCTTCAGTCCCTACCAGATCCCGGTCACCATCCCACCTAGTACTAGCCTCCTCACCACAGGGCTGGCGGCAGAGGGTTCCAAGGCTGCGGGCGGCAACAGCCGGGAGCCCAGCCCTCTGCCAGAGCTGGCTCTCCGCAAAGTGGGGGCCCCACCCCGTGGTGCCCTGTCGCCCAGCGGCTCAGCCAAGGAGGCGGCCAGTGAACTGCAGAGCATCCAGAGACTGGTGAGTGGGCTGGAGAGCCAGAGAGCCCTCTCCCCCAGCCGGGAGTCGCCCAAATGA